One window of Zalophus californianus isolate mZalCal1 chromosome 3, mZalCal1.pri.v2, whole genome shotgun sequence genomic DNA carries:
- the GAS6 gene encoding growth arrest-specific protein 6, whose translation MPPPPGPAAALGTALLLLLLASESAHTVMLRAREAAQFLRPRQRRAYQVFEEAKQGHLERECIEELCSQEEAREVFENDPETDYFYPRYLDCISKYGSPYTKSPDFVTCVQNLPDQCSPNPCDKEGTQVCQDLMGNFYCQCRAGWGGRLCDRDVNECSQQNGGCNQICFNKPGSFHCACYSGYVLSPDGRTCRDVDECANGGACGEARCRNLPGSYSCLCDAGYAFSSQEKICQDVDECADGRCEQACINSPGGYTCHCDGRGGLKLSPDMNTCEDILPCVPFDVAKSIKSLYLGRMFSGTPVIRLRFKRLQPTRLVAEFDFRTFDPEGVLFFAGGHQDSAWIVLGLRAGRLELQLRYHGVGRVTSSGPVINHGMWQTISVEELHRNLVVKVNKDAVMKIAVAGDLFQLDRGLYHLNLTVGGIPFKEKDLVQPINPRLDGCMRSWNWLNGEDTTIQETVKANPKMQCFSVTEKGSFYPGSGFAFYSLDYTQTSADVSTEATWQIEVVARIRPATDTGVLLALVGGDHVVVLSVALVDYHSTKKLKKQLVILAVEGVTLALMEIKVCDGQEHRVAVSVRKNEATLEVDGTKGQSEVSAAGLQERLAVLARHLQGSVLTFVGGLPDVPVTSAPVTAFFRGCMTLEVNQKALDLDEAAYKHSDITSHSCPPVEQATP comes from the exons atgccgccgccgcccgggcccGCCGCCGCCCTGGGCACCGCGCTCCTGTTGCTCTTGCTGGCCTCCGAGTCCGCGCACA CCGTGATGCTGCGGGCGCGCGAGGCGGCGCAGTTCCTGCGGCCCCGGCAGCGACGCGCCTACCAGGTCTTCGAGGAGGCCAAACAGGGCCACCTGGAGAGGGAGTGCATTGAGGAGCTGTGCAGCCAGGAGGAGGCCCGGGAGGTGTTCGAGAACGACCCCGAGACG GACTATTTTTATCCAAGATACTTAG ACTGCATTAGTAAATATGGATCTCCGTACACAAAAAGCCCAGATTTTGTTACATGCGTTCAAA ACCTGCCTGACCAGTGTTCCCCGAACCCCTGCGACAAGGAGGGGACCCAAGTGTGCCAGGACCTCATGGGCAACTTCTACTGCCAGTGCAGGGCCGGCTGGGGTGGGCGGCTCTGTGACAGAG ATGTGAATGAGTGCAGCCAGCAGAACGGGGGCTGCAACCAAATATGCTTCAACAAGCCGGGCAGCTTCCACTGCGCCTGCTACAGTGGCTACGTGCTCTCCCCTGACGGCAGGACCTGCAGAG ATGTGGATGAGTGTGCAAATGGAGGTGCCTGTGGGGAGGCACGCTGCAGGAACCTGCCAGGCTCCTATTCCTGCCTCTGTGACGCGGGTTACGCTTTCAGCTCCCAGGAGAAGATCTGCCAAG ATGTGGACGAGTGTGCGGACGGGCGCTGTGAGCAGGCTTGCATCAACTCCCCGGGGGGTTACACCTGCCACTGTGACGGGCGTGGAGGCCTCAAGCTGTCCCCGGACATGAACACCTGCGAG GATATTTTGCCCTGCGTGCCTTTCGATGTGGCCAAAAGCATAAAGTCCTTGTACCTGGGCCGCATGTTCAGTGGGACGCCCGTGATCAGACTGCGCTTCAAAAGGCTGCAGCCCACCAG GCTGGTCGCCGAATTCGACTTCAGGACCTTTGACCCCGAAGGCGTCCTCTTCTTTGCCGGAGGCCATCAAGACAGCGCCTGGATCGTGCTGGGCCTACGAGCCGGCCGGCTGGAACTACAGCTCCGCTACCACGGCGTCGGCCGCGTCACCAGCAGTGGGCCTGTCATCAACCACGGCATGTGGCAGACG ATCTCCGTGGAGGAGCTGCACCGGAATCTGGTCGTCAAGGTGAACAAGGACGCTGTCATGAAGATCGCGGTGGCCGGGGATCTGTTTCAGCTGGACAGAGGGTTGTACCATCTGAACCTTACCGTGGGAGGCATTCCCTTCAAGGAGAAGGACCTGGTGCAGCCT ATAAACCCCCGTCTGGACGGCTGTATGAGGAGCTGGAACTGGCTAAATGGTGAAGACACCACCATCCAAGAGACGGTGAAAGCAAACCCCAAGATGCAGTGCTTCTCTGTGACGGAGAAAGGGTCCTTCTACCCCGGGAGTGGGTTTGCATTCTACAGCCTGGATTACA CTCAGACATCCGCGGACGTCAGCACGGAAGCAACCTGGCAGATAGAGGTCGTGGCTCGGATCCGCCCCGCCACCGACACGGGGGTGCTGCTGGCGCTGGTGGGCGGTGACCACGTGGTGGTCCTCTCTGTGGCCCTGGTTGACTACCACTCCACCAAGAAGCTCAAGAAGCAG CTGGTCATCCTGGCCGTGGAGGGTGTCACCCTGGCCCTGATGGAGATCAAGGTCTGTGACGGCCAGGAGCACCGAGTGGCCGTCTCCGTGCGGAAGAATGAGGCCACCCTGGAGGTCGACGGCACCAAGGGCCAGAGTGAAGTGAGCGCCGCGGGGCTGCAGGAGCGCCTGGCCGTGCTCGCGAGGCACctgcagggctctgtgctcaccttTGTGGGCGGCCTGCCAG ATGTGCCTGTGACCTCAGCGCCAGTCACGGCCTTCTTCCGCGGCTGTATGACACTGGAGGTCAACCAGAAGGCGCTGGACCTGGACGAGGCCGCCTACAAGCACAGTGACATCACGTCACACTCCTGCCCCCCG